A single Nisaea sp. DNA region contains:
- a CDS encoding (2Fe-2S)-binding protein, with protein MATVSMTVNGKSVSGEVEPRTLLVQFIREQLHLTGTHVGCDTSQCGACVVHVNGDSVKSCTMLAVQADGMDVTTIEGLANGDTLHPMQEAFRDNHGLQCGFCTPGMVMSAVDLLKKNPKPSEGEIREWLEGNICRCTGYHNIVKAVQQAAQA; from the coding sequence ATGGCCACCGTATCCATGACGGTGAACGGGAAGTCTGTCAGCGGTGAAGTCGAGCCGCGCACCCTTCTCGTTCAATTCATCCGCGAACAACTCCACCTAACCGGCACACATGTCGGCTGTGACACCAGCCAGTGCGGTGCCTGTGTAGTGCATGTGAACGGCGATTCCGTGAAAAGCTGCACCATGCTTGCCGTACAGGCAGATGGCATGGACGTTACCACCATCGAAGGCCTCGCCAACGGCGACACGCTGCACCCGATGCAGGAAGCCTTCCGCGACAACCATGGCCTGCAGTGCGGTTTCTGCACCCCGGGCATGGTGATGAGCGCTGTCGACCTGCTGAAAAAGAACCCGAAGCCGAGCGAAGGCGAAATCCGTGAGTGGCTGGAAGGCAACATCTGCCGTTGCACCGGCTACCACAACATCGTCAAGGCCGTTCAGCAGGCGGCGCAGGCTTAG
- a CDS encoding DUF4040 domain-containing protein, whose translation MESGIVNILVDISLMTLLGITAIGIVRSRNLFATAMLSGIYSLISAAVFVTLDAVDVAFTEAAVGAGISTVLMLGAMTLTRRSEKHAIKLHVGPLFVTIGIGAALIYGTVDMPPFGSTDAPGFQHIVPEYIAGSRDDIQVPNIVTSILASYRGFDTLGETAVIFAAGIGVLFLLGRRREDEEADESSNSSKGEDA comes from the coding sequence ATGGAATCCGGCATTGTCAATATCCTCGTCGATATATCCTTGATGACCTTGCTCGGGATCACCGCGATCGGGATCGTGCGGTCCCGCAATCTCTTCGCGACCGCCATGCTTTCCGGCATCTACAGCCTGATATCTGCGGCCGTCTTCGTGACCCTCGATGCGGTCGACGTCGCCTTTACCGAAGCAGCCGTTGGCGCGGGCATCTCGACGGTGCTGATGCTGGGGGCCATGACCCTCACCCGGCGTAGCGAGAAACACGCGATCAAGCTGCATGTCGGCCCGCTTTTCGTTACGATCGGCATCGGCGCAGCGCTGATCTACGGCACAGTCGATATGCCCCCCTTCGGCTCGACCGACGCACCCGGCTTCCAGCATATTGTGCCTGAATACATCGCCGGCTCCCGGGATGACATCCAGGTTCCGAACATCGTCACTTCCATCCTGGCCAGCTATCGTGGTTTCGATACGCTGGGGGAGACCGCCGTGATCTTTGCGGCCGGTATCGGTGTGCTGTTCCTGCTTGGACGCCGCCGCGAGGATGAAGAGGCCGACGAGAGCTCCAACAGCAGCAAGGGAGAGGATGCATGA
- a CDS encoding Na(+)/H(+) antiporter subunit D, whose translation MTMIVDLFFPLSPGLLLILGGLLVPFLSHSIGRVYVLLLPAVLLAYLFALPDGNHGAVSMLGYELELLRLDSLSRIFATIFLIASLLGNIYAWHEPDRVQRTAAQIYAGSAVAAALAGDLITLFVFWELTAVSSVFLIWASGTESAYRAGMRYLIIQVGSGVILLAGLIVHVTATGSIAFEHFGLDAPGAWLILFAFGIKCAFPLLHNWLQDAYSEATVTGTVVLSAFTTKLAVYTLARGFAGTEMLIWIGAAMTMFPIFYAVIENDLRRVLAYSLNNQLGFMVVGVGVGTELALNGTAAHAFCHILYKALLFMSMGAVLFRTGTCKGSELGGLYKSMPWTMGFCVVGAASISAFPLFSGFVSKSLIMSASANEGYWFVWAVLLFASAGVFHHSGIKIPYFAFFAHDSGRRPKEAPLNMLIAMGIAAAFCIGIGVWPAPLYALLPFDVDYVPYTTAHVITQLQLLMFSALAFTVLMRTGIYPPELKSTNLDFDWVYRRFLPNVLGRLGASIDIVYQGVTGNAKSVIRAAMSASVTVFAPGGLSGRISSVGNAVAIVAFLLLVALIVSYSAV comes from the coding sequence ATGACCATGATCGTTGATCTGTTTTTCCCGCTCAGCCCCGGACTGCTGCTGATTCTTGGCGGACTTCTGGTCCCATTTCTCAGCCACAGCATCGGCCGGGTTTATGTGCTCCTTCTCCCGGCCGTCCTCCTGGCATATCTGTTTGCCCTTCCGGACGGAAACCACGGCGCCGTCTCGATGCTTGGCTACGAGCTCGAACTGCTCCGGCTCGACAGCCTGTCCCGGATTTTCGCCACAATCTTCCTGATCGCCTCACTGCTCGGCAATATCTATGCTTGGCATGAGCCAGACCGGGTGCAGCGTACCGCCGCGCAGATCTATGCCGGCAGCGCCGTTGCCGCTGCCCTCGCGGGCGATTTGATAACCCTGTTTGTCTTCTGGGAGCTGACCGCCGTTTCGTCCGTCTTCCTGATCTGGGCCAGCGGAACCGAAAGCGCGTACCGCGCCGGCATGCGCTACCTGATTATACAGGTCGGCTCCGGTGTTATCCTGCTCGCAGGCCTGATCGTTCATGTCACGGCAACCGGCTCCATCGCGTTCGAGCACTTCGGCCTCGATGCTCCCGGCGCATGGCTCATACTGTTCGCCTTCGGCATCAAATGCGCCTTTCCTCTGCTGCATAACTGGCTGCAGGACGCCTATTCCGAAGCGACCGTCACCGGCACGGTGGTGCTCTCCGCATTCACCACCAAACTTGCTGTCTATACGCTCGCGCGCGGTTTTGCCGGCACGGAAATGCTGATCTGGATCGGCGCGGCAATGACGATGTTCCCGATTTTCTATGCGGTGATCGAGAACGATCTGCGGCGCGTCCTCGCCTACAGCCTGAATAACCAGCTCGGCTTTATGGTGGTTGGCGTTGGTGTCGGCACCGAGCTCGCGCTGAACGGCACCGCTGCCCATGCCTTCTGCCACATCCTCTACAAGGCGCTGTTATTCATGTCGATGGGCGCGGTTCTGTTCCGGACCGGTACCTGCAAGGGCTCCGAGTTGGGTGGACTCTACAAATCGATGCCCTGGACAATGGGTTTCTGTGTCGTCGGCGCCGCCTCGATTTCGGCCTTCCCGCTGTTTTCCGGGTTCGTCTCGAAATCCCTGATCATGTCGGCCTCCGCCAATGAGGGTTACTGGTTCGTCTGGGCCGTGCTGCTCTTTGCATCAGCTGGCGTGTTCCACCATTCCGGCATCAAGATTCCCTACTTCGCTTTCTTCGCGCATGACAGTGGCCGCCGGCCGAAAGAAGCGCCACTGAACATGCTAATTGCCATGGGGATCGCCGCCGCCTTCTGTATCGGCATCGGGGTCTGGCCGGCACCGCTTTATGCGCTGTTGCCATTCGACGTCGACTACGTGCCCTATACGACCGCACACGTGATAACGCAGCTTCAGCTTCTGATGTTCTCTGCGCTGGCCTTCACCGTCCTTATGCGTACCGGCATCTATCCCCCGGAACTGAAGTCGACCAATCTCGATTTCGACTGGGTCTACAGACGCTTTCTTCCGAATGTACTGGGACGGTTGGGTGCCTCTATAGACATCGTCTATCAAGGCGTCACCGGTAATGCGAAATCGGTCATAAGAGCTGCAATGTCAGCTTCTGTAACGGTTTTTGCACCGGGCGGTCTTTCCGGACGTATCAGCAGTGTCGGCAATGCGGTCGCCATCGTCGCCTTCCTGCTCCTCGTGGCACTGATTGTCAGCTACTCAGCTGTATGA
- a CDS encoding xanthine dehydrogenase family protein molybdopterin-binding subunit codes for MPDGTTGTGIGAAVKRVEDFRFLTGKGNYTDDINRPGQSYAYILRSPHAHAKITSIDSSAAKAAEGVLAVFTGEDMQVGSLPCGWQIHSKDGSPMLEPEHPPLAKGKVRYVGDQVAVVIADTYSQAKDAAESIVVNYEVLPAAVSMSDALTDKVLIHDDVGSNLCFDWEIGDEAAVDEAMSKAAHITKIDLVNNRLVPNAMEPRAAVGEFDSATGEYTLYTTSQNPHVIRLLMGAFVLSIPEHKLRVVAPDVGGGFGSKIYHYAEEAIVTWAAPKIGRPIKWVAERSESFISDAHGRDQINHAELALDANGKFLALKVQTQANMGAYLSTFAPCVPTYLSATLLAGTYTTPAIHANVKAIFTNTVPVDAYRGAGRPESTYLIERIVDQAARETGIDKVEIRRRNFIPADAFPYQTPVALQYDSGDYEATLSSATKIADVAGFAARKAEAASRGKLRGMGYSTYLEACGIAPSAVVGSLGARAGLYESAEVRVHPTGSVTVFTGTHSHGQGHETTFAQLVSDRLGLPMESIEISHGDTNKVQFGMGTYGSRSLAVGGEALIRALDKVIDKAKKIAAHVLEASADDIEFKDGNFTVAGTDRSMAFGEVALTAYVPHNFPHDELEPGLDEKAFYDPANFTYPGGCHICEVEIDPETGVTEVIKFTAVDDVGRVINPMIVEGQVHGGVAQGIGQALLEYAAYDESGQLVTGSFMDYTMPRADNFPKFDVTTEGTLCTHNTLGVKGVGEVGAIGSPPAVINAVIDALWDRGVRDMSMPATPEKVWSALQAAE; via the coding sequence ATGCCGGACGGAACCACGGGTACGGGCATAGGCGCCGCCGTAAAGCGCGTTGAGGACTTCAGATTTCTGACAGGCAAAGGTAACTACACGGACGATATCAATCGTCCGGGTCAGTCCTACGCCTATATCTTGCGCAGCCCACATGCGCATGCCAAAATCACCTCGATCGACAGCTCCGCGGCCAAGGCCGCAGAAGGTGTATTGGCCGTCTTCACCGGCGAAGATATGCAGGTCGGCTCCCTACCCTGCGGCTGGCAGATCCATTCCAAGGACGGCTCACCCATGCTGGAGCCGGAGCATCCGCCGCTTGCCAAGGGCAAGGTCCGCTATGTCGGCGACCAGGTTGCTGTCGTGATAGCAGATACCTATAGCCAGGCGAAAGATGCAGCCGAGAGCATCGTCGTCAATTACGAGGTCCTGCCCGCTGCCGTCAGCATGTCCGATGCCCTCACCGACAAGGTTCTTATACATGACGATGTCGGCTCAAACCTCTGCTTTGACTGGGAAATCGGAGATGAAGCCGCGGTAGACGAGGCCATGTCCAAAGCCGCGCATATCACCAAGATCGACCTGGTGAATAACCGGCTGGTTCCGAATGCGATGGAGCCGCGTGCAGCGGTTGGAGAGTTCGATTCCGCGACCGGTGAGTACACGCTCTACACCACAAGTCAGAACCCGCATGTCATCCGCCTGCTGATGGGCGCCTTCGTGCTTTCCATTCCCGAGCACAAGCTCCGGGTCGTCGCACCGGACGTCGGCGGCGGTTTCGGCTCCAAGATCTACCATTATGCCGAAGAAGCCATCGTCACCTGGGCTGCGCCGAAAATCGGCCGTCCGATCAAGTGGGTTGCGGAACGCAGCGAGAGCTTCATCTCTGACGCGCATGGCCGGGATCAGATCAACCACGCCGAGCTCGCGTTGGACGCCAACGGCAAGTTCCTCGCCCTGAAGGTTCAGACCCAGGCCAATATGGGCGCCTATCTCTCCACCTTTGCGCCCTGTGTGCCGACCTATCTCTCCGCCACCCTGCTTGCCGGCACCTACACCACGCCGGCGATCCATGCCAACGTGAAGGCCATCTTCACCAACACGGTGCCGGTAGACGCCTATCGTGGTGCGGGCCGTCCGGAATCGACCTATCTGATCGAGCGTATCGTTGATCAGGCAGCGCGTGAAACCGGGATCGACAAGGTGGAAATCCGCCGCCGGAACTTCATCCCGGCCGATGCCTTCCCCTACCAGACACCGGTAGCCCTGCAATATGACAGCGGCGACTATGAAGCGACCCTGTCCTCGGCCACGAAGATTGCCGACGTTGCCGGTTTTGCCGCCCGCAAGGCAGAAGCTGCCAGCCGGGGCAAACTCCGGGGCATGGGCTACTCGACCTATCTCGAGGCCTGCGGCATTGCGCCGTCGGCTGTCGTTGGCTCACTCGGGGCCCGCGCCGGTCTTTACGAGTCGGCAGAGGTCCGGGTGCACCCGACAGGCTCCGTGACCGTCTTCACAGGCACGCACAGCCATGGTCAGGGACATGAGACCACATTCGCTCAGCTCGTGTCGGACCGGCTTGGCCTGCCGATGGAGAGCATCGAGATCAGCCATGGCGACACCAACAAGGTGCAGTTCGGCATGGGCACTTACGGCTCGCGGTCCCTCGCCGTCGGCGGTGAGGCATTGATCCGGGCGCTCGACAAGGTCATCGACAAGGCCAAGAAGATCGCGGCCCATGTGCTCGAGGCCTCGGCCGACGATATCGAGTTCAAGGACGGCAACTTCACCGTGGCCGGGACTGATCGCTCCATGGCTTTCGGCGAGGTTGCTCTCACCGCCTATGTGCCGCACAACTTCCCGCACGATGAGCTGGAACCTGGTCTGGACGAAAAAGCCTTCTACGATCCGGCAAACTTCACCTATCCCGGCGGCTGCCATATCTGCGAGGTCGAGATCGATCCGGAGACCGGCGTTACCGAGGTGATCAAGTTCACCGCAGTGGATGACGTGGGACGGGTGATCAATCCGATGATCGTCGAGGGTCAGGTGCACGGCGGTGTCGCCCAGGGAATCGGGCAGGCGCTTCTTGAATATGCGGCATATGATGAAAGCGGCCAGCTCGTGACAGGTTCCTTTATGGATTACACGATGCCGCGTGCCGACAATTTCCCCAAATTCGATGTGACAACGGAAGGCACGCTCTGCACCCACAACACGCTTGGTGTTAAAGGTGTTGGAGAAGTCGGGGCCATTGGCTCTCCGCCAGCTGTTATCAATGCGGTTATCGATGCGCTCTGGGACCGTGGTGTACGGGACATGAGCATGCCGGCAACGCCGGAAAAGGTATGGTCGGCCCTGCAGGCCGCCGAGTAA
- a CDS encoding cation:proton antiporter subunit C, whose protein sequence is MLELFLDKYNYWIVVVLMMIGLYIVIARGNLVKKIVGLNVFQTSVFMFYISLGKAEGGTAPILTGKPELFSNPLPHVLILTAIVVGIATTALGLALVVRIRESYDTIEEDELEGMDNAVVTTERARLGTGDAA, encoded by the coding sequence ATGCTTGAGCTGTTCCTAGACAAATATAACTACTGGATCGTCGTCGTCCTGATGATGATCGGGCTTTATATCGTCATCGCGCGCGGCAATCTGGTGAAGAAGATAGTCGGTCTCAACGTGTTCCAGACCTCTGTCTTCATGTTCTACATCTCGCTTGGCAAGGCCGAGGGAGGCACCGCGCCAATCCTGACAGGCAAGCCGGAACTGTTCTCCAATCCTCTTCCGCACGTCCTGATCCTGACGGCCATTGTCGTCGGCATCGCAACAACCGCGCTTGGCCTCGCCCTGGTTGTGCGGATACGCGAGAGCTACGACACGATTGAGGAAGACGAGTTGGAAGGCATGGATAATGCCGTCGTCACGACCGAACGTGCGCGACTAGGCACGGGGGATGCAGCCTGA
- a CDS encoding monovalent cation/H+ antiporter subunit D family protein translates to MIAVDHLPVLQVAGPLIAAPICSLLRARNLAWFFTLLVCIGAFICSAYLMHMVLETGPISYEIGGWAAPLGIEYRVDASNGLVLLIISGISAVVLPFAKRSFEAEVPKNQHSLLYTAFILCLTGLLGITATADAFNVFVFLEISSLSTYVLVAAGAKQDRRALTAAYNYLILGTVGATFFVIGVGLLYMATGTLNMADLAARVGPIGSSRTLDVGFAFIIIGLSLKLALFPLHAWLPNAYTYAPSAVTAFLAATATKAAVYLLLRFSFTIFGSGSSFMAPMVGLVLMPLALAAMYAGSISAIYQYNLKRMLAYSSVAQIGYMMLGVSFLSVTGLMATTLHLFNHALMKGALFMALGCVFFRIRSVNINDLAGIGRQMPWTMAAFVIGGLSLIGVPMTVGFISKWYLISAALEQEAWVIIVLILASSLLAVIYIWRVIEVAYLKDPIPGRTVTEAPLSMLLPTWTLVIANIYFGVDASLTTRIARMAAEGLVGVAQ, encoded by the coding sequence ATGATCGCCGTCGACCATTTGCCGGTTCTGCAGGTTGCTGGCCCGCTGATCGCAGCCCCTATCTGCAGCCTCCTCCGCGCCCGTAACCTCGCCTGGTTCTTCACCCTGCTTGTGTGCATCGGTGCGTTCATTTGCAGCGCCTACCTGATGCACATGGTGCTGGAGACTGGCCCGATCAGTTACGAGATCGGGGGCTGGGCCGCACCGCTCGGCATTGAATACAGGGTCGATGCGAGCAACGGGCTCGTGCTGCTGATCATTTCCGGCATTTCCGCCGTCGTGCTGCCGTTCGCCAAGCGCAGCTTCGAGGCGGAAGTCCCTAAAAATCAACACTCTCTGCTCTATACCGCCTTTATCCTGTGCCTGACGGGACTGCTCGGCATCACGGCCACGGCGGATGCCTTCAATGTCTTTGTCTTTCTCGAAATTTCGTCGCTTTCGACCTATGTGCTTGTCGCCGCGGGGGCCAAGCAGGATCGGCGAGCTCTGACCGCCGCCTACAATTACCTGATTCTGGGAACAGTTGGCGCAACCTTCTTCGTCATCGGAGTCGGTCTGCTCTATATGGCGACCGGCACGCTGAACATGGCAGATCTCGCCGCGCGCGTCGGTCCGATCGGCTCCTCCCGCACGCTTGATGTCGGCTTCGCCTTCATCATCATCGGGCTGTCCCTGAAACTGGCCTTGTTCCCGCTGCACGCCTGGCTGCCAAATGCCTATACCTATGCGCCGAGCGCAGTGACTGCCTTCCTCGCTGCGACAGCGACCAAGGCGGCGGTCTATCTGCTCCTTCGCTTCTCTTTCACCATCTTCGGCTCAGGCTCTTCCTTCATGGCGCCGATGGTCGGACTTGTGCTTATGCCTTTGGCTCTGGCCGCCATGTATGCCGGCTCTATCTCGGCGATCTATCAGTACAATCTGAAGCGGATGCTGGCCTATTCGAGCGTGGCGCAGATCGGATACATGATGCTCGGCGTCAGTTTCCTCAGCGTCACCGGCCTGATGGCGACGACCCTACACCTGTTCAATCATGCCCTGATGAAGGGTGCTCTCTTCATGGCGCTCGGCTGTGTCTTCTTCCGGATCCGGTCGGTCAACATTAATGATCTGGCCGGGATCGGACGTCAGATGCCCTGGACCATGGCCGCTTTTGTGATCGGCGGGCTTAGCCTGATCGGCGTGCCGATGACGGTCGGGTTCATCAGCAAGTGGTACCTGATATCCGCCGCGCTGGAGCAGGAAGCCTGGGTCATCATCGTCCTGATCCTCGCCAGCTCCCTGCTCGCCGTGATCTATATCTGGCGAGTCATCGAAGTGGCCTATCTGAAGGACCCAATCCCGGGCCGGACCGTGACGGAAGCACCGCTTTCCATGCTGCTCCCGACCTGGACGCTGGTCATTGCCAATATCTATTTCGGCGTTGATGCAAGCCTGACGACGCGGATTGCGCGCATGGCCGCCGAAGGTCTCGTGGGAGTGGCGCAATGA
- a CDS encoding carbon monoxide dehydrogenase subunit G, with amino-acid sequence MDMTGEYLVPAPKQAVWEALNDPEILKQCIPGCEEVNKTSDTGFDAKVSAKVGPVKAKFAGAVTLSDIDPPNGYTISGEGKGGAAGFAKGGAKVALSETEGGTLLKYEVNAQVGGKLAQIGARLIDSTAKKMANDFFKTFSEVVGAASGTTDSPAAETAAPSAIDHGKENAMSENGVPAENVYPGLHWMVILTAGLAVASLVWYAMHGLDF; translated from the coding sequence ATGGACATGACTGGCGAATATCTCGTCCCGGCGCCGAAGCAGGCAGTCTGGGAAGCGCTGAACGACCCCGAAATTCTCAAGCAGTGCATCCCCGGCTGTGAAGAGGTCAACAAGACCTCGGATACGGGTTTCGATGCCAAGGTTTCGGCGAAAGTCGGCCCGGTGAAGGCTAAATTCGCTGGCGCCGTGACACTGTCGGACATCGATCCGCCGAACGGCTACACGATCAGCGGCGAGGGCAAGGGCGGCGCGGCAGGCTTCGCCAAGGGTGGCGCGAAGGTGGCGCTCTCGGAGACCGAGGGTGGTACGCTGCTGAAGTATGAGGTGAATGCTCAGGTCGGCGGCAAGCTTGCACAGATCGGTGCGCGCCTGATCGACTCGACCGCAAAAAAAATGGCGAACGATTTCTTCAAGACGTTCAGCGAAGTCGTCGGTGCAGCGTCCGGCACTACTGACTCCCCGGCAGCTGAAACAGCGGCGCCGTCAGCAATCGACCACGGAAAGGAAAATGCAATGAGCGAGAATGGTGTTCCGGCAGAGAACGTGTATCCCGGCCTGCACTGGATGGTGATCCTGACCGCTGGCCTCGCCGTCGCCAGCCTAGTCTGGTACGCGATGCATGGTCTCGACTTCTAG
- a CDS encoding monovalent cation/H+ antiporter complex subunit F — protein sequence MMFAAAAAGLIIPMLMALARGLIGPTLYDRVLAGNSFGTKTVLLIAVLGFIGGRPDFLDIALLYALMNFIGTIAILKFFRYRNLGVADSADIRNGTEINNGAGGKNGGAV from the coding sequence ATGATGTTTGCCGCGGCCGCCGCCGGCCTGATCATTCCGATGCTGATGGCGCTGGCCCGCGGCCTCATCGGACCGACCCTTTACGACCGGGTGCTTGCCGGAAACAGCTTTGGCACCAAGACGGTCCTGCTGATTGCTGTGCTCGGCTTTATCGGTGGCCGACCGGACTTTCTGGACATCGCCCTGCTCTACGCCCTGATGAATTTCATCGGCACCATCGCGATCCTGAAATTCTTCCGTTACCGTAACCTCGGTGTTGCCGACAGTGCCGACATCAGGAACGGGACCGAGATCAACAACGGGGCCGGCGGGAAGAACGGGGGGGCCGTCTGA
- the mnhG gene encoding monovalent cation/H(+) antiporter subunit G, which produces MEMIIDLASWAFILAGVFFIFTGTLGMLRLPDFYTRLHAAGITDTLGTELLLIAMMLQAGWSIVTVKLLMISLFIFFTSPTATHALANAANAVGLRPFGVPEADLRPKKTEEA; this is translated from the coding sequence ATGGAAATGATCATCGATCTGGCCTCCTGGGCATTCATCCTGGCCGGTGTGTTCTTCATCTTTACGGGTACGCTCGGCATGCTCCGGCTGCCGGACTTCTATACCCGGCTGCACGCCGCTGGCATCACCGATACACTTGGCACAGAGCTGCTACTGATCGCCATGATGCTGCAGGCTGGCTGGTCCATCGTGACCGTAAAATTGCTGATGATCTCTCTCTTCATCTTCTTCACCAGCCCGACCGCAACACATGCATTGGCGAACGCGGCCAATGCCGTCGGTCTGCGGCCGTTCGGAGTGCCGGAAGCCGACCTCCGACCGAAAAAGACGGAGGAAGCCTGA
- a CDS encoding monovalent cation/H+ antiporter subunit D family protein, with protein sequence MSMETALLATLFLPLVGMVLIWLAGNSPNLREGVTLVTAVALFAIVLALLDAVMAGASPGLTLIEVMPGLELAFKIEPLGMLFACIASGLWIINSLYSIGYMRGNGEKKQTRFYMCFTLAISSAMGIAFAGNMFTLFIFYEVLTLSTYPLVAHKETEEAKRGARIYLGILIGTSIGLQLAAVIWTWVAAGTLDFTKGGILADQVEPVLLPFLLALYMFGIGKAALMPFHRWLPAAMVAPTPVSALLHAVAVVKAGVFTVLKVVIYIFGIDLLTQTGAAYWLIWVASFTVLAASLVAMTKDNLKARLAYSTISQLGYIVLGAALANHYAILGGALHIATHAFGKITLFMCAGAIYVATHKTEISDMQGLGRVMPFTFGAFCIGALSIIGLPPFAGTWSKWYLALGAAETGMIVVVAVYMVSSLLNIAYLMPIVARGFFRPAPALATASAGAAVAPAKGGIQEAPFFCVLPPCLTAAGCLVLFFYADAIIALLRPIVE encoded by the coding sequence ATGAGCATGGAAACTGCCCTTCTCGCCACCCTGTTCCTGCCGCTCGTTGGCATGGTGCTGATCTGGCTGGCCGGGAATTCGCCGAATCTGCGCGAAGGCGTGACGCTGGTAACCGCTGTTGCACTCTTCGCCATCGTACTGGCCCTGCTGGACGCAGTGATGGCGGGCGCAAGTCCGGGGCTGACCCTGATCGAGGTCATGCCTGGCCTCGAGTTGGCTTTCAAGATCGAGCCTCTGGGGATGCTGTTCGCCTGCATCGCCTCCGGTCTCTGGATCATCAACTCGCTCTATTCCATCGGCTATATGCGCGGTAACGGCGAGAAGAAGCAGACCCGCTTCTACATGTGTTTCACGCTGGCCATCTCCAGTGCCATGGGCATCGCCTTCGCGGGGAACATGTTCACGCTCTTCATCTTCTACGAAGTGCTGACCCTCTCGACCTATCCGCTGGTCGCCCACAAGGAGACCGAGGAAGCCAAGCGCGGGGCGCGGATCTATCTCGGCATCCTGATCGGCACCTCCATCGGCCTGCAGCTCGCCGCTGTGATCTGGACTTGGGTCGCTGCCGGCACACTGGACTTCACCAAGGGCGGCATCCTCGCCGATCAGGTCGAGCCGGTTCTGCTGCCGTTCCTGCTGGCGCTCTACATGTTCGGTATCGGCAAGGCTGCCCTGATGCCGTTCCATCGCTGGCTTCCCGCGGCCATGGTGGCGCCAACGCCCGTAAGCGCGCTGCTACACGCTGTCGCCGTCGTGAAAGCCGGAGTGTTCACCGTGCTGAAGGTGGTGATCTATATCTTTGGCATTGATCTGCTGACCCAGACAGGCGCAGCATACTGGCTGATCTGGGTTGCCTCCTTCACCGTGCTGGCGGCCTCCCTTGTCGCCATGACCAAGGACAACCTGAAGGCCCGGCTGGCTTACTCAACCATCAGCCAGCTCGGCTATATCGTGCTCGGGGCGGCGCTGGCCAATCACTATGCGATCCTTGGCGGCGCGTTGCATATTGCCACCCACGCTTTCGGCAAGATCACCCTCTTCATGTGCGCGGGAGCGATCTATGTCGCGACCCACAAGACAGAGATCAGCGACATGCAGGGACTGGGGCGCGTCATGCCCTTTACCTTCGGCGCCTTCTGCATCGGAGCGCTCTCGATCATCGGCCTGCCGCCATTCGCCGGGACCTGGAGCAAATGGTATCTCGCTCTCGGCGCTGCTGAGACCGGCATGATTGTGGTGGTCGCTGTCTACATGGTCAGCTCGCTGCTCAACATTGCCTATCTGATGCCGATTGTGGCGCGTGGTTTCTTCCGCCCGGCTCCGGCGCTCGCCACGGCATCTGCAGGCGCCGCCGTGGCACCTGCAAAAGGCGGCATACAGGAAGCGCCGTTCTTTTGCGTCCTGCCGCCCTGCCTGACGGCTGCTGGCTGTCTCGTCCTGTTCTTCTACGCCGACGCGATCATCGCGTTGCTGCGCCCGATCGTTGAGTGA
- a CDS encoding Na(+)/H(+) antiporter subunit B, which produces MRHHLILRVVSKLLIPFILLYALYVQFHGDFGPGGGFQAGVIFAAAFVLYALIFGVQAARRAFPDSWLAILIPLGVLIYAGTGIASLLLGGTFLDYDVLASTPTGGQHLGILVVEFGVGVTVTAVMIAIFFAYAGRTHEIQDDDW; this is translated from the coding sequence ATGAGACATCATCTGATCCTGCGCGTGGTCTCCAAGCTGCTTATCCCGTTTATCCTGCTCTACGCATTGTATGTTCAGTTCCACGGCGACTTCGGACCTGGCGGCGGCTTTCAGGCCGGTGTCATCTTCGCTGCGGCTTTTGTTCTCTACGCCCTGATTTTCGGCGTGCAGGCTGCGCGTAGAGCTTTCCCGGATAGCTGGCTCGCGATCCTGATCCCGCTCGGCGTGCTGATTTATGCCGGTACCGGCATCGCATCGCTCCTGCTCGGCGGCACTTTCCTCGACTATGACGTTCTGGCATCCACACCGACCGGCGGACAGCATCTCGGCATTCTCGTCGTTGAATTCGGCGTCGGCGTGACGGTGACAGCCGTGATGATCGCGATCTTCTTCGCCTATGCGGGCCGGACCCATGAAATTCAGGATGACGACTGGTAA